The genome window AGTCACTACCTTACTGGCGGGCTTAAAAGAACGTCAGCGCGAAATGGCGATATTAAGGGCTGTAGGGGCTCCGGCTTCCACCGTATTTTTACTGATAGAGCTAGAATTATTGCTGATGGCGTTATTGTCCATTGGTACGGCCTTGCTTGTTTTAGTGGCCGGACTCTGGGGCTTTCGCGAGCTGTTAGCCAGTCAATACGGACTTTTTATCAGTATTAACCCCTGGCATGAGCAAACTGGTTTTCTGCTGGCTGCTGTATTGGGGCTCACCCTGGTATTAGGAGCTATCCCTGCCTTCTTAGCCTACCGTAGGGCGCTGGCTTCAGGCTTAATGGTTCGGCTTTAACTGACAAATGGGCAAAACCGATCTGGTCTTTGCCCAATTTTTGTTGTTGTTTTAAGCACATAGCGTGAAATTTTTCCGGGCAAATTTGTATTTGTTGCTGGGATTTATTTAATCCTTTGTTATAGTAGAACAGCAACTCCAACGAACAATGACAGAGCATGACCGCAGAACAGTCCAAATTAGAGCAACAACTGGCTAAGCTTCACCAGCAATATATGGAGCGACTGCAAGCTGACATTCCTGTGCTCGCCTCTCAGGTAGGCGCTCTGGTTACCTTATCAAGCCAGTCAGACTGGCGTTCAGTGATTCTGCCTTTAAAGCATAAATTCCATACTTTGGCTGGTTCCGCCGGTACTTTTGGCTTACCACAACTGGGTAAGCTGGCCAAAAATCTGGAACTGCAATTAAAAGACTGGATGGCAGAAGAGTCTGCTCCGGACTTGTTATCGATTAACAGTTTTATGACCATTTTCCAGCAAGTGCAATACGCCCATCAAAGCGGACATCAGGTGATGAACCTAACCTCTGCCAGGTTGGATTTGTTGCATGATCAGAAAGCACTTATTTATGTGCTGGAAGATGACGAAGAGACTGCACAACATCTGACGTTGACCCTTGCTACTTTTGGTTACCAGATCCAAAGCTATACACGTATAGCAGAATTGGATCATGCGCTGAAAACCCGATTACCTGATGCCTTGATCCTGGATATTTCATTACCGGATGAAGAGCAGAGTGGTCTGGAGTATATAGCGGATTTTCAGAAGACTTTAGATGAAGCCTTGCCAGTGCTGGTATTAACCAGTCACAACAGTTTTGATCATCATTTGCAGGCCGTGCGCATTGGTGCCCGTGGTTATTTTGTAAAACCTTTAAATACCACAGCTCTGGAGGCGCGTTTACAGCGCTTATTGGCGGTACGCAGACGTGAGGCTTTTCGGGTTTTGATTGTCGATGATGATCAGCTATTGGCTGAACATTATGCACTGGTGCTGCAAGGGGCAGGGCTGCGTGCTGAAATTCTGTTAGACCCTTCTCAAATTTACGAAGGGCTAAATCGTTTCCGTCCAGACGTAGTCTTGCTGGATGTTCTGATGCCAGGCTGTTCAGGTCCTGAATTAGCCCAATTGATCCGCTTACAGGATGAATGGCTCAGTGTTCCCATTATTTATTTATCGTCAGAAACTGACGGTGAACGTCAGCTTGCGGCTTTAGTCAAAGGCGGCGATGACTTCCTGACCAAACCTATTACCGACACTGCGTTAATAGTGGCTGTTTTTGCCAGAGCGCAACGTGCCAGACAACTGGCCGATATGATGACCAAAGACAGCTTAACCGGCTTGTTGCAACACGCCAGAGTGAAAGAGCGTTTAAGTCATGAATTACAACGCAGTGAACGTACTGGTGAGCCTTTAAGTGTGGTGATGTTAGATATTGACCACTTTAAAAAGGTCAATGACAGCTATGGCCATCTGATCGGCGATCAGGTGATTAGCAGTTTAGCTAACCTTTTAAAACAACAACTGCGTAAAACCGACATCATAGGCCGTTATGGTGGCGAAGAGTTTTTACTGATTTTGCCAGATTGTAATCAAGAGCAGGCCTTTGGGTTGGTCGAACAAATGCGCCAATCCTTTGCCAGTTTACCCTTTAGTTTTGACTACCAGAATTTTCACTGTACTTTCAGTGCTGGTATTAGTCAGTCAAAAGCCACAGATGAGACAGACCAACTGATTGATCAGGCGGATAAAGCGCTGTATAGCTCCAAACATGCAGGGCGAAATCAAACCCAGTTTTATCAGACTCCAGTTTAAATCCCGCTCAGCCAGACTTACGGAGCGGGAGCTAATAAGTTTTTCAGTTGCTGCAATAATGCCGGTAAGTCGATCCGGCTTTTTGCCAGCACTAAATCGACCTGATGTCGCTGTGCCTGATTAAGCTCCTGAGCCGACCAAATGACCACAGGCGTTTGTGGCTGACGTAGTGCCAGTTCAGGTAACAATTCCAGCCCTGAGCCATCCGGCAAACCAATATCCAGTATGACCAGATCAAAACGCTGACTGTTGAGCAACTGCATGGCTGATTTTACACTGGTGGCTTGCACTGAAGAGGCGAAGTCCGCCAGATGTAAGGCCAGAATTTGGCCTAGATGTGGGTCATCCTCTACATGCAAAATTCTGGTGTTCTGGTGTTTATCTGCGCCCAATAACAGCTCCAGTTTCTCCAATAACGAAGAAGGAGAGACAGGTTTATCCAGCCAGTCCAATGCATGGACTCCTCCCAGCAACTGGGTATGGTTGTCTTTGGATTCTGAACTGATGATCAACACCGGCGTGGATTGATAGTGACTGCGGCTACGCAGTTCTGCAAAAAGAGCTGAACCGTGACCATCAGGCAAATTCAAATCCAGAGTAATAGCCTGATATAAATCCTGATCTAAAGCTGTGACGGCTTCTTTTAGGGTGGTGGCACAGTGGCTTTGATAACCCTGAGTCTGTAGCAGCTGCATAATAAAGCCCGCGACGTGAGGATCATCTTCTACTACCAGTATTTTCGGCTGATTCAGACTGGCTTGTTTCGCTTGCGCAAAATTGAGGTAAAAGCAACTCCCGGTAGGCGTCAGATTGTAAAAGCCCACTTTACCATCCATATGCTCAATCAGTTCTTTGACTATGGATAAACCTAAACCTGTGCCTTCACTTTGTCTGCTGTCAGCCCCGTCAGCTTGCGAGAACTTCTCAAACATATGATCTTTAAATTCATCAGGTATACCAGGACCTTCATCTTCAACTTCTACCCGGACTTCATCGCCAACTAACAAAGAACGCACCTTCACGACAGAGCCAGCAGGTGAAAATTTTGCAGCATTGGACAATAAATTAGCCATAATTTGCTGAAATCTCATGGCGTCTACCATCACCATAGCGTCCTGTTGTTCCGTCAG of Rheinheimera sp. MM224 contains these proteins:
- a CDS encoding diguanylate cyclase; this encodes MTAEQSKLEQQLAKLHQQYMERLQADIPVLASQVGALVTLSSQSDWRSVILPLKHKFHTLAGSAGTFGLPQLGKLAKNLELQLKDWMAEESAPDLLSINSFMTIFQQVQYAHQSGHQVMNLTSARLDLLHDQKALIYVLEDDEETAQHLTLTLATFGYQIQSYTRIAELDHALKTRLPDALILDISLPDEEQSGLEYIADFQKTLDEALPVLVLTSHNSFDHHLQAVRIGARGYFVKPLNTTALEARLQRLLAVRRREAFRVLIVDDDQLLAEHYALVLQGAGLRAEILLDPSQIYEGLNRFRPDVVLLDVLMPGCSGPELAQLIRLQDEWLSVPIIYLSSETDGERQLAALVKGGDDFLTKPITDTALIVAVFARAQRARQLADMMTKDSLTGLLQHARVKERLSHELQRSERTGEPLSVVMLDIDHFKKVNDSYGHLIGDQVISSLANLLKQQLRKTDIIGRYGGEEFLLILPDCNQEQAFGLVEQMRQSFASLPFSFDYQNFHCTFSAGISQSKATDETDQLIDQADKALYSSKHAGRNQTQFYQTPV